The following proteins come from a genomic window of Aspergillus luchuensis IFO 4308 DNA, chromosome 3, nearly complete sequence:
- a CDS encoding uncharacterized protein (COG:S;~EggNog:ENOG410PFSY;~InterPro:IPR037807;~go_component: GO:0005671 - Ada2/Gcn5/Ada3 transcription activator complex [Evidence IEA]): MFRLLPWSSAIGGNKVMAEELKMLSTSPHCAASGVSGLPLPQLKRKRSDSSDSAPARDAPVATKLRADDGPSKPVSLQQDPSLPATSAVTVSHQAGPDGRAQPISESSHPSQSGQSAITNVSEITQQDGTSPKVDADTLRETLEAQLSLEVLLKHNELRLIDQEIAKCQVALEQLRRCAEIPYPGSMVAGYSQSVSNGTGVAVWAPENGPAPQSPAPWGVVEGPYSRHYSRWLLPDPRFDGGEVEPDTPLSGLPLMEGRTTRGSSGDLGSLAGKTRPQRGSASAKLQALPNGYPAPKDKAGPMLIRRKSDNVLVKLVCLDCGRDNFSSTQGFINHCRIAHSRNYTSHDAAAMESGKPVEVDEAGAVVGGRVESSSTAGTGGFVHPLIRTAHGIEPSSKTPSSSASEAAGGNASPRKRSCPSRRASTGVETPRAAARPQLENHRGTPAAAATSSHTSFMGSPATPHLSSLMQSRGVGLDLDRLVGEAKTTVDLGEYSSDEGESDSESVAPPEAMSHEQKAAAVRAGRQPMRTTASQTAPQRPGSRKGLDKTSHNPFPFESLTPTKPVLYQSPYGAVSRPPQLDGLREVDGTEPSSNLSPNTIESNQAPSLVSDDDDYEAASDSESPGPSSSEAGDAEEDFGHIGVEDDEDSTTSTTAPEAKSDMGMFRRRNKKKKEGVMSASLGPLSRSRDEKRVSFASPDASPAKGKKDSPRRPSGR; encoded by the coding sequence ATGTTTCGCCTGCTTCCTTGGTCCTCTGCTATCGGGGGCAACAAGGTGATGGCCGAGGAGCTTAAAATGCTCTCGACCTCGCCGCACTGCGCCGCCTCGGGCGTCAGTGGCCTGCCATTACCGCAGTTGAAGCGCAAGCGCTCTGATTCTAGCGATTCCGCCCCCGCTCGAGATGCCCCGGTCGCAACCAAGCTGCGCGCCGACGATGGGCCCTCAAAACCCGTCAGCCTTCAGCAAGACCCTTCCCTACCTGCCACCAGCGCCGTGACGGTGTCGCACCAAGCTGGGCCGGACGGTCGCGCCCAGCCGATCTCGGAGTCGTCACATCCGTCGCAATCTGGTCAAAGCGCGATTACAAATGTCTCGGAGATAACGCAGCAGGACGGCACTTCCCCAAAGGTCGACGCGGACACGCTACGCGAGACCCTTGAAGCGCAGCTGAGTCTGGAGGTGTTGTTGAAACACAATGAGCTCAGGCTGATCGATCAAGAGATTGCCAAATGCCAGGTCGCGCTGGAACAACTCCGTCGATGTGCCGAGATACCATATCCGGGATCCATGGTGGCGGGCTATTCGCAGTCGGTCAGCAATGGTACGGGTGTCGCGGTCTGGGCTCCTGAAAATGGACCTGCGCCGCAGTCGCCCGCGCCATGGGGTGTCGTGGAGGGTCCCTACTCGCGCCACTACTCTAGATGGCTCCTACCGGATCCTCGATTCGACGGTGGCGAAGTTGAGCCCGATACTCCTCTCAGTGGGCTACCTCTCATGGAAGGCCGCACGACGCGGGGGAGTTCGGGCGATCTGGGCTCGCTGGCTGGCAAGACACGGCCTCAGCGCGGCTCGGCAAGTGCTAAGCTCCAGGCTCTGCCCAACGGCTACCCAGCACCCAAGGACAAGGCTGGTCCCATGCTTATTCGACGAAAGTCGGATAATGTACTTGTCAAGCTGGTGTGTCTGGACTGCGGTCGGGACAATTTCTCCAGCACCCAAGGATTCATCAACCATTGTCGCATTGCACATAGTCGGAACTACACCAGCCATGATGCAGCGGCGATGGAGTCTGGCAAGCCCGTTGAAGTCGACGAGGCTGGCGCCGTTGTTGGCGGCCGGGTGGAGAGCTCCAGTACAGCAGGCACCGGCGGGTTCGTCCACCCGCTGATTCGAACTGCACATGGCATTGAGCCATCATCTAAAACACCGTCGTCCTCAGCGTCTGAAGCCGCGGGCGGTAACGCAAGTCCCCGGAAGCGATCCTGCCCGAGTCGACGGGCATCGACCGGGGTGGAAACTCCTCGTGCGGCTGCCCGTCCCCAGTTGGAAAACCACCGTGGCACacctgctgccgctgccactTCGAGTCATACTTCGTTCATGGGCTCGCCCGCTACCCCTCACCTGTCGTCTCTCATGCAGTCCCGGGGCGTGGGGCTGGACCTTGATCGGTTGGTCGGGGAGGCAAAGACAACAGTGGACCTCGGCGAGTACTCTTCGGACGAGGGCGAGTCGGACAGCGAGTCTGTGGCACCACCGGAAGCGATGAGTCACGAGCAGAAGGCAGCTGCAGTCCGTGCGGGCAGGCAACCCATGCGGACCACGGCCTCGCAGACTGCGCCCCAGCGCCCGGGCAGCCGCAAGGGGCTCGATAAAACGAGTCACAACCCTTTCCCCTTTGAGTCATTGACCCCGACCAAGCCTGTTCTATATCAATCTCCCTATGGAGCGGTATCCCGGCCGCCGCAGCTTGACGGGCTGCGAGAGGTGGACGGGACCGAGCCCTCGTCCAACCTCAGCCCAAATACTATCGAATCGAACCAGGCGCCAAGTCTCGTcagtgatgacgacgactATGAAGCGGCCTCGGATTCGGAGAGCCCTGGGCCTAGCTCGTCGGAGGCGGGCGAtgcggaggaggatttcgGTCATATTGGCGtggaagacgacgaggacaGCACGACGTCCACGACGGCGCCAGAGGCCAAGTCGGACATGGGCATGTTCCGGCGccggaacaagaagaagaaagaaggggtCATGTCGGCCTCACTGGGACCATTAAGTCGCAGCCGGGATGAGAAGCGCGTGAGCTTTGCGAGCCCAGATGCGAGCCCtgccaagggcaagaaggacaGTCCGCGCCGGCCTAGCGGACGATAA
- a CDS encoding uncharacterized protein (COG:S;~EggNog:ENOG410PNY6) — protein MNHLHPQSISPQAFQHLLSQYPKTVDLLSRRKAAAKIKRKPVGAAAAAAPKTKQKSSWTATGTRSKAEEEFITAKVNEFLSLDRFRYEGLRGVVATRAQAEEGKDGYGYLEKDELVRLMEWKMQHGTFRPALLGMIRSNSESVVRDATGRAFKALTTHRTSKEGDEEEKFPSEALDILTKALRGVGVATASLVLSLASTADVPFYSDDVYLWVCMEEVPSSSTSGCDSGEGEAEAEAADRLKRGVYKRLNGELNVKYTMKEYRELWEGVKGLRERLEGKEKGVSGLEVEKVALVVRYYALLEGGQSDDGDGGDKKGSEGMKVEEEEEGTKREKRKLEDEQPTGEGRRRSKRLDSRRINPA, from the exons AtgaaccacctccacccccaaagcATCTCCCCCCAAGCCTTCCAGCACCTCCTATCCCAATACCCAAAAACAGTGGACCTTCTCTCCCGCCGCAAAGCCGCCGCCAAGATCAAGCGCAAACCGGTAggggcagcggcagcagcagcaccaaaaACAAAGCAGAAATCATCCTGGACAGCAACAGGCACGAGATccaaagcagaagaagagtttATTACTGCTAAAGTTAATGAGTTCTTGTCGCTGGACCGGTTTAGGTATGAGGGATTACGGGGGGTGGTTGCTACGAGAGCacaggcggaggagggaaaggatgggTATGGATACTTGGAGAAAGACGAGTtggtgaggttgatggagtgGAAAAT GCAACATGGCACCTTCCGCCCGGCATTACTAGGCATGATACGCTCGAACTCAGAGAGTGTGGTTAGGGATGCTACGGGGAGGGCGTTTAAGGCTCTCACCACCCACCGTACGTCTAAggaaggtgatgaggaggagaagtttCCAAGCGAAGCGTTGGATATCCTGACGAAAGCGTTACGAGGCGTGGGAGTGGCTACAGCTTCGTTGGTGTTGTCGCTTGCTTCTACTGCAGATGTACCGTTTTATAGCGATGATGTGTACCTGTGGGTTTGTATGGAGGAGGTTCCATCTTCTAGTACTTCTGGATGTGACtctggggagggtgaggctgaggcagaagcagcagatagACTCAAAAGAGGGGTGTATAAACGGTTGAATGGCGAGTTGAATGTCAAGTATACGATGAAGGAGTATCGAGAGTTatgggagggggtgaaggggtTGAGGGAAAGGttagaaggaaaagagaagggagtgtctgggttggaggtggaaaaggtggcgttggtggtgaggtatTATGCTTTGTTGGAGGGTGGGcagagtgatgatggggatggtggtgataaGAAGGGATCTGAGGGAatgaaggtggaggaagaagaggaaggaactaaaagggaaaagagaaaattggAGGATGAACAGCCAACAGGAGAAGGCAGACggagaagcaagagattGGACAGTCGCAGGATTAATCCTGCTTGA
- a CDS encoding arylsulfotransferase family protein (COG:S;~EggNog:ENOG410PHWY;~InterPro:IPR039535;~PFAM:PF05935,PF14269;~SECRETED:SignalP(1-17);~TransMembrane:1 (n3-14c19/20o521-541i)) — translation MAVLLVLWALWPILASAFSWHGLWYDLGFLGPHPTLKYESFDQESPEVNVLRWDPRCEEGYVFLSPRGHSYPDPGPLVYDSQGNLVWTEREFGQIMDLKVQRYMGEDYLTFWAGDDDGTRGLGQYYMLNSSYDVVYIVSPANGYTGDVHEFKITDEGTALMTIYDICEADLSSVDGPEDGWIYDGLFQEIDIATGELLFEWRASDYYDIDESYYPLGEKGSAPTAHDAYDFFHINSIDKHPNGNYLVSSRYMHTVTCISPWGEILWVLGGKRNTFKDISPDKSATGITWQHDARWQSETIITLLDNGAHEHLNTRDHTRGFMIELNFDDWTANTLHVYDSPGSFSSHSQGSLQVLPRTGHVFIGWGKPSAYTEFTVDGEVLCDFHWGPRVFFWLGWIKSYRAQKFHWVGRPRVPPDVAVDEAGDTAYVSWNGATDIAGWVLQRARNSSAGEDDYESVAYTPKEGFETQVDLIGEGYFRLMAVDLEGNEMGVTRGFEGCELTDIDIDDGSTSTFFVFSERPFQWMLVGTFTTGAVVVGAWRARKRIQSIFERYFC, via the exons ATGGCCGTGCTGCTGGTTCTCTGGGCCTTGTGGCCCATACTGGCATCGGCCTTCTCATGGCATGGCCTCTGGTATGACCTGGGCTTTCTGGGTCCTCATCCCACTCTGAAATATGAGTCGTTTGACCAGGAATCTCCCGAGGTCAATGTCCTGCGCTGGGACCCGCGATGTGAAGAGGGCTACGTTTTTCTTAGCCCTCGCGGTCATTCATACCCAGACCCGGGGCCGCTAGTCTACGACAGCCAGGGGAATTTGGTATGGACTGAGCGGGAATTTGGCCAGATCATGGACCTCAAAGTTCAACGCTACATGGGGGAGGATTACCTGACATTCTGGGCGGGAGACGACGACGGCACACGGGGACTCGGCCAATATTACATG CTGAATTCCTCCTACGACGTCGTTTACATCGTATCCCCCGCCAACGGATATACCGGCGACGTGCACGAATTCAAAATCACCGACGAGGGCACCGCACTCATGACCATCTACGACATTTGCGAGGCAGACCTTTCCTCCGTCGACGGACCCGAAGACGGCTGGATCTACGACGGACTCTTCCAAGAGATAGACATTGCGACGGGCGAGTTGCTCTTCGAATGGCGAGCCAGCGATTACTACGACATCGACGAATCCTACTACCCCCTCGGCGAGAAAGGCTCCGCCCCAACCGCCCACGACGCCTACGACTTCTTTCATATCAACAGCATCGACAAACACCCCAACGGAAATTACCTCGTTTCATCCCGCTACATGCACACCGTCACCTGCATCAGCCCCTGGGGCGAGATCCTCTGGGTGCTAGGCGGGAAGCGCAATACCTTCAAGGACATATCCCCGGACAAGTCCGCCACGGGAATTACCTGGCAGCACGACGCACGCTGGCAATCCGAGACGATCATCACGCTGCTCGACAACGGAGCGCACGAGCATCTCAACACTAGAGACCACACCCGCGGGTTCATGATCGAATTGAACTTCGACGACTGGACAGCCAACACCCTGCACGTCTACGACAGTCCCGGCTCCTTTAGCAGCCACTCCCAGGGCAGCCTGCAGGTGCTTCCCCGGACGGGCCATGTCTTCATCGGCTGGGGCAAGCCATCAGCGTACACCGAGTTCACCGTGGACGGCGAAGTGCTGTGCGACTTTCACTGGGGGCCGcgcgtcttcttctggttggGATGGATCAAATCGTACCGCGCGCAAAAGTTCCACTGGGTTGGACGGCCGCGAGTGCCGCCGGATGTGGCGGTCGACGAGGCGGGTGACACGGCATATGTGAGCTGGAACGGGGCGACGGATATTGCAGGGTGGGTGCTGCAGCGGGCGAGGAATTCCAGTGCGGGCGAGGATGATTATGAGAGTGTGGCGTATACGCCGAAAGAGGGATTCGAGACGCAGGTGGATTTGATAGGAGAGGGATATTTCCGCCTGATGGCGGTGGATTTGGAGGGGAATGAAATGGGCGTGACGAGGGGGTTTGAGGGATGC GAGTTAACCGACATCGATATCGATGACGGCTCAACTAGCACAtttttcgtcttctccgaACGACCTTTCCAATGGATGCTCGTAGGGACATTCACCACGGGAGCAGTGGTAGTAGGAGCATGGAGGGCGAGGAAACGCATACAGTCGATTTTTGAGAGATATTTTTGTTGA
- a CDS encoding GPI anchored serine-threonine rich protein (COG:S;~EggNog:ENOG410PTEY;~SECRETED:SignalP(1-21)): MQLRLNLIYLLTLTLASLSAASPAAETGAAAAAAGTDSGAQPPAPTSTGSSSSDSSSSSPYQQCAKNILDACLSQMKPQMDKCSQNDWSCLCTQSKNMLTCYNDCPSDPNHTSADQQKMEYCNAAEANSLYSTSTSVRSSKTVVSSTSSQTSSRTAVAAATSSGAAGSVRVGEGVAGAGMMGLAGLVVALV; the protein is encoded by the exons ATGCAACTCAGACTGAACCTCATCTACCTCCTAACCCTGACcctcgcctccctctccgccgcctcTCCCGCCGCAGAAAccggcgcagcagcagcagcagcaggtacaGATTCCGGCGCACAACCCCCAGCGCCGACCTCTActggcagtagtagcagcgacagcagcagcagcagtcccTACCAACAATGCGCGAAGAA TATCCTCGACGCATGCCTCTCCCAAATGAAACCCCAAATGGACAAATGTTCCCAGAATGATTGGTCATGTCTGTGTACGCAGAGCAAGAATATGCTTAC ATGCTACAATGACTGCCCCTCCGACCCAAATCATACCTCGGCCGATCAACAGAAAATGGAGTATTGTAATGCGGCGGAGGCGAATTCGCTGTATTCGACTTCTACTAGTGTGAGGTCGTCGAAGACGGTCGTGAGTAGTACGTCGTCACAGACGAGTAGTAGGACTGCTGTTGCGGCGGCGACTTCGTCTGGGGCGGCGGGGAGTGTtagggttggggagggggttgctggggcggggatgatggggttggctgggttggttgttgcGCTGGTTTAG
- a CDS encoding NEDD4 family E3 ubiquitin-protein ligase (COG:O;~EggNog:ENOG410PH9A;~InterPro:IPR035983,IPR024928,IPR036020,IPR000569, IPR001202,IPR035892,IPR000008;~PFAM:PF00397,PF00632;~go_function: GO:0004842 - ubiquitin-protein transferase activity [Evidence IEA];~go_function: GO:0005515 - protein binding [Evidence IEA];~go_function: GO:0061630 - ubiquitin protein ligase activity [Evidence IEA];~go_process: GO:0006511 - ubiquitin-dependent protein catabolic process [Evidence IEA]), with protein MGSNLPAQPNLRVTIIAADGLYKRDVFRFPDPFAVATVGGEQTHTTSVIKKTLNPYWNEMFDLRVNEDSILAIQIFDQKKFKKKDQGFLGVINVRIGDVIDLQMGGDEMLTRDLKKSNDNLVVHGKLIINLSTNLSTPIPNQANGLHRSHAQSSTSSGLVPQVSSASHPSVSPAQAEPSAAASNVSLHPQRVPSTTRPTSTVGPVNGAAPPPAGPQGSRTNLSSFEDSQGRLPAGWERREDNLGRTYYVDHNTRTTTWTRPSSNYNEQTQRTQREANMQLERRAHQSRMLPEDRTGANSPNLQESPQPQPQQAHTPPAGGSASAVSMMATGATTAGTGELPPGWEQRTTPEGRPYFVDHNTRTTTWVDPRRQQYIRMYGHNANGGNTTIQQQPVSQLGPLPSGWEMRLTNTARVYFVDHNTKTTTWDDPRLPSSLDQGVPQYKRDFRRKLIYFRSQPALRIMSGQCHVKVRRNNIFEDSYAEIMRQSASDLKKRLMIKFDGEDGLDYGGLSREFFFLLSHEMFNPFYCLFEYSAHDNYTLQINPHSGVNPEHLNYFKFIGRVVGLAIFHRRFLDSFFIGAFYKMMLRKKVSLQDMEGVDEDLHRNLAWTLENDIEGIIELTFCVDDEKFGERTTIDLKPGGRDIPVTNENKHEYVELVTEWKIVKRVEEQFNAFMSGFNELIPADLVNVFDERELELLIGGIADIDVDDWKKHTDYRGYQEQDEVIQNFWKIVRTWDAEQKSRLLQFTTGTSRIPVNGFKDLQGSDGPRRFTIEKSGDPIALPKSHTCFNRLDLPPYKTHDVLEHKLSIAVEETLGFGQE; from the exons ATGGGTTCCAACCTGCCAGC GCAACCAAATCTTCGGGTCACAA TTATCGCAGCGGATGGGTTATACAAGCGCGATGTCTTCC GATTTCCCGATCCCTTCGCTGTGGCCACCGTCGGGGGTGAGCAAACCCACACGACGTCGGTGATCAAGAAGACGCTGAACCCCTACTGGAATGAGATGTTTGACCT CCGAGTCAATGAAGACAGTATCCTCGCAATCCAGATCTTTGACCAGAAGaagttcaagaagaaggaccaAGGTTTCCTCGGTGTGATCAATGTGCGGATCGGCGATGTTATAGATCTACAGATGGGTGGCGATG AAATGCTCACCCGAGATTTGAAGAAATCCAATGATAATCTTGTAGTGCACGGAAAGCTCATTATCAACCTGTCCACCAACCTCAGCACCCCCATCCCGAACCAGGCCAATGGCTTGCATCGTTCACATGCCCAGTCGTCGACCTCCAGTGGGCTCGTTCCCCAGGTTTCGAGTGCTTCGCATCCTTCCGTCAGCCCAGCCCAAGCCGAGCCGTCCGCCGCCGCGTCGAACGTGTCGCTCCATCCCCAACGAGTCCCCTCAACCACCCGGCCGACCAGCACAGTAGGCCCCGTCAATGGCGCCGCCCCCCCTCCAGCTGGCCCTCAAGGTTCTCGCACCAATCTCAGTTCCTTCGAGGACAGCCAGGGTCGACTACCAGCTGGCTGGGAGCGACGGGAGGATAACTTGGGACGTACTTACTATGTGGATCACAACACGCGGACTACCACCTGGACCCGGCCATCATCGAACTACAATGAGCAAACGCAACGCACACAGCGCGAGGCCAACATGCAACTGGAGCGCCGCGCTCACCAGAGCCGGATGCTGCCGGAAGACCGGACAGGGGCCAATTCGCCAAATCTGCAGGAGAGCCCGCAACCGCAACCGCAGCAGGCCCATACCCCGCCGGCCGGTGGCAGCGCCAGCGCTGTGTCCATGATGGCCACGGGAGCTACCACTGCAGGCACTGGTGAGCTCCCACCCGGATGGGAGCAGCGGACGACACCCGAGGGACGGCCCTACTTTGTCGACCACAACACCCGGACAACCACATGGGTCGATCCTCGGCGACAGCAGTACATCCGCATGTACGGGCACAATGCCAACGGCGGCAACACGAccatccagcagcagccagtgTCTCAGTTGGGCCCTCTGCCTAGTGGATGGGAAATGCGGTTGACGAATACAGCCCGGGTGTACTTTGTGGACCACAACACCAAGACCACCACGTGGGATGATCCCCGTCTGCCATCGTCGTTGGATCAGGGCGTGCCGCAGTACAAGCGTGACTTCCGCCGCAAGCTGATCTACTTCCGGTCGCAGCCCGCGCTGCGCATCATGTCCGGCCAGTGCCACGTGAAGGTGCGGCGTAACAACATCTTTGAGGATTCGTACGCCGAGATCATGCGGCAGAGCGCTTCGGATCTGAAGAAGCGGTTGATGATCAAGTTTGACGGTGAAGACGGTCTCGATTACGGTGGTCTTTCCCG tgaattcttcttcctcctttcgcACGAAATGTTTAACCCGTTCTATTGTCTTTTCGAGTATTCCGCACACGATAATTATACCCTGCAAATTAATCCCCATTCGGGTGTGAACCCGGAGCACTTGAACTACTTCAAGTTCATTGGACGCGTGGTCGGGCTGGCTATCTTCCACCGGCGCTTCCTCGACTCGTTCTTCATCGGAGCGTTCTACAAGATGATGCTCCGGAAGAAGGTGTCGCTACAGGACATGGAGGGTGTAGACGAGGATCTGCACCGCAATCTGGCGTGGACTTT GGAAAACGACATTGAGGGCATCATCGAATTGACCTTCTGCGTTGACGATGAGAAGTTTGGTGAGCGCACTACGATCGATCTGAAGCCCGGGGGCCGGGACATTCCCGTTACCAACGAGAACAAGCATGAATATGTAGA ATTGGTCACGGAATGGAAGATCGTGAAGCGGGTCGAGGAGCAGTTCAACGCGTTCATGTCGGGCTTCAACGAGCTGATTCCGGCAGATCTGGTCAACGTGTTCGACGAGCGCGAGCTGGAGTTGCTGATCGGCGGTATTGCAGACATCGATGTGGATGACTGGAAGAAGCACACGGATTACCGCGGCTACCAGGAACAGGACGAGGTGATCCAGAACTTCTGGAAGATCGTGCGCACCTGGGATGCGGAGCAGAAGTCGCGTCTGCTGCAGTTCACCACGGGAACATCTCGTATTCCGGTCAATGGATTCAAGGATCTGCAGGGTTCGGACGGACCGAGACGGTTCACCATTGAGAAGTCGGGCGATCCAATCGCGCTGCCCAAGTCGCACACCTG TTTCAACCGACTGGATCTGCCGCCGTACAAGACGCACGACGTTTTGGAGCACAAGCTGTCCATTGCCGTGGAGGAGACATTAGGTTTTGGACAAGAGTAG
- the SGN1 gene encoding cytoplasmic RNA-binding protein (COG:A;~EggNog:ENOG410PPMX;~InterPro:IPR000504,IPR012677,IPR035979;~PFAM:PF00076;~go_function: GO:0003676 - nucleic acid binding [Evidence IEA]) produces the protein MATEENEIKDERLQHQEEAGDDEEEIAAMKKRVAEMESEAAKLREMQATLDQQSENLREDKEEIDARSIFVGNVDYGASPEEIQAHFQSCGSINRVTILLDKFTGQPKGYAYVEFAEPSLVAQALVLNESVFRGRNLKVVPKRTNLPGMSRGRGRGGFRGGGGRGYRGGFAPRGGYRGGYRGRGRGYAPY, from the exons atggcTACGGAAGAGAACGAGATCAAGGATGAGCGCCTGCAACACCAGGAGgaggctggtgatgatgag GAGGAGATTGCGGCGATGAAGAAACGGGTAGCCGAAATGGAATCCGAGGCAGCGAAGCTACGCGAGATGCAAGCCACACTTGATCAGCAATCGGAGAACCTGCGTGAGGACAAAGAGGAGATCGACGCTCGGAGTATCTTCGTCGGCAACGTGGACTACGGTGCCTCTCCCGAGGAGATTCAGGCACACTTTCAAAGTTGCGGCTCAATAAACCGTGTTACTATCCTGCTGGACAAGTTCACGGGTCAGCCCAAGGG ATACGCCTATGTAGAATTCGCGGAACCCAGTTTAGTGGCTCAGGCCCTTGTCCTGAACGAGAGTGTCTTCCGTGGCCGGAACCTAAAG GTCGTCCCCAAGCGTACCAACCTGCCCGGCATGAGCCGCGGTCGTGGACGAGGTGGATtccgcggtggtggtggtcggggGTACCGTGGCGGTTTTGCGCCCCGTGGAGGCTATCGCGGTGGCTACCGTGGCCGGGGTCGCGGCTATGCGCCCTACTAA
- the VPS29 gene encoding vacuolar protein sorting-associated protein 29 (BUSCO:EOG092640ZF;~COG:U;~EggNog:ENOG410PJ94;~InterPro:IPR000979,IPR028661,IPR029052,IPR024654;~PFAM:PF12850;~go_component: GO:0030904 - retromer complex [Evidence IEA];~go_process: GO:0042147 - retrograde transport, endosome to Golgi [Evidence IEA]), translating to MTSRLVLVIGDLFIPDRAPVRIPSSLIASSQVDLSADLYSLGPPGQGAHFCSILLDPPLCFAIPRSRLTRAQFRKLLTPGKIGQILCLGNLTDRSTFEFLRQVAPDLQLVKGDFDVDSPNLPLSKVVTHGSLRIGFTHGHTIIPPGDADALLIAARQMDVDILLWGGTHRFEAFELEGRFFINPGSATGAMSTGYWPEGEEPTPSFCLMDIQGDVLVLYVYQLKTDANGVETVAVEKVSYRKNNIPSS from the exons ATGACTTCCCGTCTAGTCCTGGTCATTGGtgacctcttcatccccgaCAGAGCCCCCGTACGCATCCCCTCATCCCTTATCGCATCCTCGCAGGTTGACCTGTCTGCTGACTTGTACTCGCTAGGACCTCCCGGCCAAGGTGCGCACTTTTGCTCCATCCTTCTTGACCCTCCTCTCTGTTTCGCAATCCCCCGTTCTCGATTAACACGCGCACAGTTCCGGAAACTCCTGACGCCAGGCAAGATCGGCCAGATCCTCTGTCTCGGCAATCTCACCGATCGGAGCACTTTTGAATTCCTCCGACAGGTCGCTCCAGATTTGCAATTGGTCAAAGGCGACTTCGATGTCGATTCCCCAAACCTACCCCTCTCCAAAGTGGTGACTCACGGGAGTCTCCGCATCGGCTTTACTCATGGCcacaccatcatcccaccGGGGGACGCCGATGCCCTTCTGATCGCTGCCCGCCAGATGGATGTTGATATACTGCTATGGGGTGGAACCCACCGCTTTGAAGCTTTTGAGCTGGAGGGGAGATTCTTTATCAACCCGGGCAGCGCCACCGGAGCCATGAGCACGGGGTACTGGCCTGAAGGGGAGGAGCCGACACCTAGTTTCTGTTTGATGGAT ATCCAAGGCGATGTTCTCGTGTTGTATGTTTACCAGCTGAAGACGGACGCCAACGGGGTTGAGACAGTCGCGGTCGAGAAAGTATCTTACCGCAAGAACAATATCCCTTCTTCATGA
- a CDS encoding LOG family protein (COG:S;~EggNog:ENOG410PHUH;~InterPro:IPR031100,IPR005269;~PFAM:PF03641), translating into MATQEPKPAVVCVFCGSYPGNSPSHLEAARALAQDFHKHNVQLVYGGGTVGIMGELAKTLVSLSGPKSVQGIIPQALVEVEEGYKGSAADTQSKEGKAAERVVNQSVQESNFGMVTIVPDMHTRKRLMAQKVLEGGPGSGFVALAGGFGTMEELMEMTTWNQLGIHKAGIVLLNINGYWNGILQWIQAAVKEGLVSPENARIIAEATKVEEVLKMLREYQISSDRMALNWGQE; encoded by the exons ATGGCAACCCAAGAGCCTAAACCCGCAGTGGTCTGCGTTTT CTGCGGCTCCTATCCGGGTAACTCTCCTAGCCATTTGGAAGCAGCTCGTGCGCTTGCGCAAGATTTCCACAAGCACAATGTGCAGCTGGTTTACGGTGGTGGTACCGTTGGTATCATGGGAGAGCTCGCCAAAACCCTGGTCTCATTATCAGGACCCAAGTCAGTCCAGGGGATTATCCCGCAAGCCTTGGTTGAGGTCGAAGAAGGCTACAAAGGCTCCGCAGCAGACACGCAAAGCAAGGAAGGCAAGGCTGCTGAGCGTGTCGTGAACCAGTCCGTACAAGAATCCAACTTCGGCATGGTGACCATCGTCCCCGACATGCATACCCGCAAAAGATTGATGGCCCAGAAGGTCCTTGAAGGCGGTCCCGGGTCAGGCTTCGTTGCCCTTGCTGGTGGATTTGGCACCATGGAGGAACTCATGGAAATGACCACCTGGAACCAGCTTGGTATCCACAAGGCGGGCATCGTCCTACTGAACATCAACGGCTACTGGAATGGGATTCTCCAGTGGATCCAGGCCGCGGTCAAAGAGGGTCTGGTGAGCCCTGAGAATGCTCGTATCATTGCAGAGGCTacgaaggtggaggaggttcttAAGATGCTGAGGGAGTATCAAATCAGCAGTGATCGTATGGCGTTGAACTGGGGACAAGAATAA